CATCGAGGCCTATATTCTGGACTTTGACGAAGACATTTACGGCAAGCCCCTTTCCTTGGATTTGCTCACCTATCTCCGGCCCGAGCAGAAGTTTGCAAGCCTTGAAGATTTGGTGCGCCAAATCGGCATGGACGCCGACACTGCCCGCCACTACAACGGCAACCACTGGGCGGAATAGCCGCCTAACCCTTTGACAGTCAAAACCTTAGCCGTTTAGGCGGGAAAAGCTCCGTTTGGGTGGGGCCACTTTTCCAGTTTTTGAAAACCTTGAAAAACCCCGTTTTTTCTATCTTTTCAGCCGAATTTTATGAGGAAACCCTTATGACTGATGTGGCAGAAAAGCCGAATTTCATAACGTCCTCCCTTGACTTTTTGGTCAACTGGGGCCGTACGAATTCCCTTTGGCCGTTCCCCTACGGTACGGCCTGTTGCGCGATTGAGTTTATGAGTACCGAGGTGGGCCGTTACGACCTTTCCCGTATCGGTTCGGAATACGTGCGCTTTACCCCGCGCCAGTCCGACGTGCTTCTGGTGTCCGGGACCATTACCTACAAGCAGGCCCCCATCCTTAAGCGCATCTACGAGCAGATGGCCGAACCCCGCTGGGTGATTGCCATGGGTGCCTGCGCCTGCTCCGGCGGATTTTACGACTGCTACTGCACCGTGCCGGGCATCGACCACATCATCCCCGTCGATGTGTATATCGGCGGCTGTCCCAGCCGCCCCGAGGCCTTCTTCGACGCCATGTTCGACCTGCAAAAGAAGATCAAGGACGAGTCCTACATGAAACAGCGCACTGAGCGGGTCAAGGAACAGCTGGAAATGATCAAGGCAAAGACCGCCGAGGCTAAGGAAGAGGCCCGCGAGTTTGCCCACGAGAAGGTTGCCGAGTTCAAGGAACTGGTGGCTGAAAAAGAAAAAGAGTTTGTTGAACAGACCCAGTTCTGGAAGAGGTAGAAGATGGTGAACGTAGATGAAATCTTCTCCGTCCTGGAGGAAAAGTTTGGTGCGACGAAGGAGTCCAAGGACAAGTGGACGGTGACGGCGGTTGTGCCTGCCGCCTATCTGCACAATGCGGTCCAGTTCCTTCGCGACGAGTCGGCTATCAAGTTCGAGATGCTGGTAGATATCGCCGGTGTCGATTACCTGACTTATCCCAATCACGAAGGACCCCGCTTTGCGGTGGACTACGCCTTCAAGAGCATGTCCACTCCCGGTGCCCGGATTCGTCTGAAGGTGCAGGTTCCCGAAGCCGACCTGAATGTCCCCACCCTTACGGACCTGTATGCCAACGCCAACTGGTACGAGCGCGAAGTGTTCGACCAGTTCGGGATTGTGTTCACGGGCCATCCGGACCTCCGCCGCCTGTTGAACCATGTGGAATTTGTGGGCCATCCGCTCCGCAAGGATTACCCTGCCCAGAAGCGCCAGTGGCTTTCTACCAACGACTACTTGCTCCCCGCTTTGGAAAAGCGTCTGGAGGTGCTTGGCTACAGGGTTGTCCAGCGCAGCAAGGAAGTGGAAACCGTGGATAACGAATTTTTGGAAGGGAGTATCAAAGAATGATTGTACTGGATCATAGAGGCAAGAGACAGAGCCTGATGCCCCTGAACGTGGGCCCGAGCCACCCGGCCACTCACGGCTGCTTGCGCTTTTTAACGGCCATGGACGGCGAAACCATCGTTGCAAGCGTCGAAGAAATCGGCTACCTCCACCGCGGGTTCGAGAAGATGGTGGAACGGGGCACCTGGCAGCAGGTGGTTCCTTACACTGACCGCTTGAACTATTGCTCCGCCATCATGAACAACATAGCCTACTGCCGTGCGGTAGAGAATATGTTTGGCGTAGAAATCACGGAACGCTGCAAGGTGCTCCGCGTGATTGTGAACGAACTTAGCCGTATCAACGACCACTTTGTGTGCGTGGCGGCTGCCTTCCAGGACCTGGGCGGCACGACCCCGTTCATGTATGCCTTTAACCCCCGTGAAGAAATTATGTGCATCTGGGAAAAGCTCACCGGTGCGCGCCTGACCAACAGCTACTCCCGTATCGGCGGTCTTGCCCGCGACAGCTATGACGGCTTTGAGCAAGATGTCCTTGCGGCCCTCGATTCTACCGAGAAGGCCCTGAAGGATTTGCACGCCTGCTTGGACCGTAACCGTATCTTCCTGGACCGTACCGTGGGCATCGGCAAGATTTCAGCCGAGAAGGCCATCAGCTACGGCTGGACTGGCCCCTGCCTCCGCGCCTGCGGTGTCGCATCTGACCTTCGTAAGGATGAGCCCTACTACGATTACGAGACCTACGACTGGGAAGTGGTGGTCGGCACTCAGGGCGATTGCAACGACCGTCTGCAGGTCCGCCTCGCCGAAATCGAAGAGTCCATGAAGATTGTGCGCCAGGCCCTGAAGCGCCTTACGCCAGGGCCCATCGACATTGTCGATCCACGCATCCGCGTGCCCTCGCACAAGCTGGCCTACCAGGACATGGAAGGCCTGATTGGCCGCTTCAAGAGCGTCTATGAAGGTATCCGCGTTCCCGAAGGGGAATACTACTGCGGGTCCGAATGCGCCAACGGCGAACTCGGCTTCACCATCATTTCTGACGGCTCTGGTCACCCCTACCGCATCAAGGTGCGTCCGCCTTGCCTTACGCAGTTTGCCGCATTCCACGAGCTTGTGGAAGGCGGTCAGCTGGCTGACTCCATGGCCGTACTTTCGGGCCTCAACATTATCGCTGGAGAACTTGACCGATGAGAGAACATATCCAAGGTGCTGTTCAGTTTGTCTCCAATAACCGCCTGAAGTTTGACAGGCCCGCACAGCCTATCGATGCCCTGCCCGATCCGGGCCAGACCTTCGGTTACGTGAACAAGGCCGTTCCCCAGCCATCTCCCAAGGAAGTGCTTGCAAAGCTCGACACTCCCGAAATCAAGGAACGCTGCGCCGACCTGCTGAGCCGCTATCCGGTGGGGCAGGGGGCTTTGCTCGAAGTGCTCTGGCTTGTGCAGGGCGTGTTCGGCTGGGTGCCTAC
The DNA window shown above is from Fibrobacter sp. and carries:
- the nuoB gene encoding NADH-quinone oxidoreductase subunit NuoB; amino-acid sequence: MTDVAEKPNFITSSLDFLVNWGRTNSLWPFPYGTACCAIEFMSTEVGRYDLSRIGSEYVRFTPRQSDVLLVSGTITYKQAPILKRIYEQMAEPRWVIAMGACACSGGFYDCYCTVPGIDHIIPVDVYIGGCPSRPEAFFDAMFDLQKKIKDESYMKQRTERVKEQLEMIKAKTAEAKEEAREFAHEKVAEFKELVAEKEKEFVEQTQFWKR
- a CDS encoding NADH-quinone oxidoreductase subunit C; the protein is MNVDEIFSVLEEKFGATKESKDKWTVTAVVPAAYLHNAVQFLRDESAIKFEMLVDIAGVDYLTYPNHEGPRFAVDYAFKSMSTPGARIRLKVQVPEADLNVPTLTDLYANANWYEREVFDQFGIVFTGHPDLRRLLNHVEFVGHPLRKDYPAQKRQWLSTNDYLLPALEKRLEVLGYRVVQRSKEVETVDNEFLEGSIKE
- a CDS encoding NADH-quinone oxidoreductase subunit D produces the protein MIVLDHRGKRQSLMPLNVGPSHPATHGCLRFLTAMDGETIVASVEEIGYLHRGFEKMVERGTWQQVVPYTDRLNYCSAIMNNIAYCRAVENMFGVEITERCKVLRVIVNELSRINDHFVCVAAAFQDLGGTTPFMYAFNPREEIMCIWEKLTGARLTNSYSRIGGLARDSYDGFEQDVLAALDSTEKALKDLHACLDRNRIFLDRTVGIGKISAEKAISYGWTGPCLRACGVASDLRKDEPYYDYETYDWEVVVGTQGDCNDRLQVRLAEIEESMKIVRQALKRLTPGPIDIVDPRIRVPSHKLAYQDMEGLIGRFKSVYEGIRVPEGEYYCGSECANGELGFTIISDGSGHPYRIKVRPPCLTQFAAFHELVEGGQLADSMAVLSGLNIIAGELDR
- a CDS encoding NAD(P)H-dependent oxidoreductase subunit E, which gives rise to MREHIQGAVQFVSNNRLKFDRPAQPIDALPDPGQTFGYVNKAVPQPSPKEVLAKLDTPEIKERCADLLSRYPVGQGALLEVLWLVQGVFGWVPTEGIRWAANVCGCAPAHALGVATFYTMYNHAPKGKFLLQFCRNISCTIKGASSLIAYVEK